The proteins below come from a single Salinilacihabitans rarus genomic window:
- a CDS encoding peptidase M10A and M12B matrixin and adamalysin: MNRRRVLAAVGGGCALPALWYAGRSPRRSIDVRFWLSERAARHDGVGRRIESYVGDALGEAFDDVTVSAGGVVGVDTEHGFRVTRSGEWPRLVGTELAAARGLDPVDDVNLLVTDGPVDRTPAGAAVPHVASAGGARHLGSVPAREAVDDVVPYTTRWRVVQLLLHEVGHALGLDHDHGSIVGDAEATVASPMISAYAWLDERAGHDRFDADRSACGRTYPADRGGERRLSLSFSECAVARLRSYDGGLLP; this comes from the coding sequence GTGAACCGACGACGGGTGCTCGCGGCTGTCGGCGGGGGATGTGCCCTCCCCGCGCTCTGGTACGCCGGCCGCTCCCCCCGGCGGTCGATCGACGTCCGATTCTGGCTCAGCGAGCGCGCCGCCCGCCACGACGGCGTCGGCCGCCGGATCGAGTCGTACGTCGGCGACGCGCTCGGCGAGGCCTTCGACGACGTGACCGTCTCCGCGGGCGGCGTCGTCGGCGTCGACACCGAGCACGGCTTCCGGGTGACCCGCTCCGGGGAGTGGCCCCGCCTCGTCGGGACGGAACTCGCCGCCGCCCGCGGCCTCGACCCGGTCGACGACGTCAACCTGCTCGTGACCGACGGGCCGGTCGACCGCACGCCCGCCGGCGCGGCGGTGCCCCACGTGGCCTCCGCCGGCGGGGCCCGCCACCTCGGGTCGGTCCCGGCCCGCGAGGCCGTCGACGACGTGGTCCCGTACACGACGCGCTGGCGCGTCGTCCAGTTGCTGCTCCACGAGGTCGGCCACGCCCTCGGCCTCGACCACGACCACGGGTCGATCGTCGGCGATGCGGAGGCGACCGTCGCCTCGCCGATGATCAGCGCGTACGCGTGGCTCGACGAGCGCGCCGGCCACGACCGGTTCGACGCCGACCGGAGCGCCTGCGGCCGGACGTACCCGGCGGACCGCGGCGGCGAGCGACGCCTCTCGCTGTCGTTCTCGGAGTGTGCCGTCGCCCGCCTGCGCTCGTACGACGGCGGACTGCTCCCCTGA
- a CDS encoding NAD(P)H-binding protein → MRRVLVTGATSTVGGHVVDGLRDREGVAVRAASRDPAAVGAGVERVRFDFTDPATYRAAFADVDAVFLVRPPAISRVRRDLVPALSAAVGAGVERVVFLSVLGAERNPVVPHTRIESWLAEAPLETTFLRASFFLQNLATVHREEIRRGELFVPAGDGETSFVDVRDVAAVGVECLDGGPTGALDLTGPEALDYGTVCRRLSAVLGREVEYANPSLARFLVRRLRTDRDPARVAVMAGIYTTARLGLAGRVTDDVRRVLGRDPLDVETFARDYREVWA, encoded by the coding sequence ATGAGGCGGGTCCTCGTCACCGGCGCGACCAGCACGGTGGGCGGCCACGTCGTCGACGGCCTCCGCGACCGCGAGGGGGTGGCCGTCCGGGCGGCCAGCCGCGACCCGGCGGCCGTCGGCGCGGGCGTCGAGCGCGTCCGCTTCGACTTCACCGACCCCGCGACCTACCGCGCCGCGTTCGCCGACGTCGACGCGGTCTTCCTCGTCCGGCCGCCGGCCATCTCCCGGGTCCGCCGGGACCTCGTCCCCGCGCTGTCGGCCGCCGTCGGCGCGGGCGTCGAGCGCGTCGTCTTCCTCTCGGTGCTCGGCGCGGAGCGCAACCCCGTCGTCCCCCACACCCGGATCGAGTCGTGGCTCGCGGAGGCGCCACTGGAGACGACGTTCCTGCGCGCTTCCTTCTTCCTGCAGAACCTCGCGACGGTCCACCGCGAGGAGATCCGCCGCGGCGAACTGTTCGTCCCCGCCGGGGACGGCGAGACGAGTTTCGTCGACGTCCGCGACGTCGCCGCCGTCGGCGTCGAGTGCCTCGACGGCGGCCCGACCGGCGCCCTCGACCTCACCGGGCCGGAGGCCCTCGACTACGGGACGGTCTGCCGGCGCCTCTCGGCGGTCCTCGGCCGGGAGGTCGAGTACGCGAACCCGTCGCTGGCGCGCTTTCTCGTCCGCCGGTTGCGGACGGACCGCGACCCGGCGCGGGTCGCCGTGATGGCCGGCATCTACACCACGGCCCGCCTCGGCCTCGCGGGCCGGGTGACCGACGACGTCCGGCGGGTGCTGGGGCGCGATCCTCTCGACGTCGAGACGTTCGCCCGCGACTACCGCGAGGTCTGGGCCTGA
- the fen gene encoding flap endonuclease-1 has protein sequence MGNAALRDIAVIEEIPFSAVEGVVAVDAHNWLYRYLTTTVKWTASETYTTPDGTEVANLIGIVQGLPKFFENDVVPVMVFDGGPSELKEEEIESRREQRRSYEEQLEVAREEGDEVAVARLESRTQRLTPTIQETSRELLRLLDVPVVEAPAEGEAQAAHMVRRGDADYVGSEDYDALLFGAPLTLRQLTSKGDPELMDLDATLAKHDLTLEQLIDAAILIGTDFNPGVNGIGPKTALSAIEEHGDIWGVLEARGEHVEYADRVRQLFRDPNVTDDYAFDTDLDPDLSAAREYVVDEWGVDAGEVERGFERIEESVAQTGLDRWT, from the coding sequence ATGGGAAACGCAGCACTCCGGGACATCGCGGTCATCGAGGAGATTCCCTTCTCGGCGGTCGAGGGCGTCGTCGCCGTCGACGCCCACAACTGGCTCTACCGGTACCTGACGACGACCGTCAAGTGGACCGCGAGCGAGACGTACACGACCCCCGACGGGACCGAGGTGGCGAACCTGATCGGCATCGTTCAGGGGCTGCCGAAGTTCTTCGAGAACGACGTCGTTCCGGTGATGGTCTTCGACGGCGGCCCCTCCGAACTCAAGGAAGAGGAGATCGAGTCCCGCCGCGAACAGCGCCGGAGCTACGAGGAGCAACTGGAGGTCGCCCGCGAGGAGGGCGACGAGGTCGCCGTCGCTCGACTGGAGTCGCGCACCCAGCGGCTGACGCCGACGATCCAGGAGACCAGCCGCGAACTCCTGCGGTTGCTCGACGTGCCGGTCGTCGAGGCCCCGGCGGAGGGCGAGGCGCAGGCGGCACACATGGTCCGGCGCGGCGACGCCGACTACGTCGGCTCCGAGGACTACGACGCGCTGCTGTTCGGCGCGCCGCTGACGCTGCGCCAGTTGACGAGCAAGGGCGACCCCGAACTGATGGACCTCGACGCGACGCTCGCGAAACACGACCTGACGCTCGAACAGTTGATCGACGCGGCGATCCTGATCGGGACGGATTTCAACCCCGGCGTGAACGGCATCGGCCCGAAGACGGCCCTCTCGGCGATCGAGGAACACGGCGACATCTGGGGCGTCCTCGAAGCGCGCGGCGAGCACGTCGAGTACGCCGACCGCGTCCGGCAACTCTTCCGCGACCCGAACGTGACCGACGACTACGCGTTCGACACCGACCTCGATCCCGACCTGTCGGCGGCCCGCGAGTACGTCGTCGACGAGTGGGGCGTCGACGCGGGCGAGGTCGAACGCGGCTTCGAGCGCATCGAGGAGAGCGTCGCGCAGACGGGGCTGGACCGCTGGACCTGA
- a CDS encoding MaoC family dehydratase: MSFGAYIDNTYHPIYRCFQSVTNSRRFCSTDCLELFESGPKKYVETPHPHLVEASGAVLPRLPYGRAKGEFDIDIEDPASLQEGDRVSFSKVITDDDVRKFAEATSDTNALHLNDAFAEKTRFDHRIVHGTLVSGLISAALACFPGLTIYISQNLDFRRPVDIGESLTTQCKIVDELEDDRYRLTTRIENDADEIVLDGTATVLIDPLPE, encoded by the coding sequence GTGAGCTTCGGGGCTTACATCGATAACACGTACCATCCGATCTACCGCTGTTTTCAGTCGGTCACGAACTCTCGCCGCTTCTGTTCTACGGACTGCCTCGAACTGTTCGAAAGCGGCCCCAAGAAGTACGTCGAAACCCCACACCCGCACCTTGTCGAGGCGAGTGGAGCCGTTCTCCCACGACTACCATATGGCCGTGCAAAAGGCGAGTTCGACATCGACATCGAAGATCCCGCGTCACTCCAGGAGGGCGACCGCGTTAGCTTCTCGAAAGTTATCACCGACGACGACGTCCGGAAATTCGCCGAAGCGACCAGCGACACGAATGCCCTCCACCTCAACGACGCGTTCGCCGAGAAGACCCGGTTCGACCACCGGATCGTCCACGGGACGCTTGTCTCGGGACTGATTAGCGCTGCCCTCGCGTGTTTCCCTGGCCTCACGATCTACATCTCGCAAAATCTGGACTTCCGGCGGCCGGTCGACATCGGCGAGTCGCTGACGACCCAGTGCAAGATCGTCGACGAACTCGAAGACGACCGGTATCGACTCACGACGCGCATCGAAAACGACGCTGACGAGATCGTCCTCGACGGGACGGCAACGGTGCTGATCGATCCGCTTCCGGAGTGA
- a CDS encoding GNAT family N-acetyltransferase has translation MEFEILGWPPDGPKLPLDHERFAYAGKFVMTNTGKAVAREDGGIVAAVAFNEDRTDDATLWLRYVTVAADRRGEGIGPRLLALVRDRALDRGYDRLRIAVNNPFAYEALYRVGFSFTGETTGIAELALAYPGPADDPDARAAAYRDGLDRFRERDLSAAEREFLDSRGERPPAPTADE, from the coding sequence GTGGAGTTCGAGATACTGGGCTGGCCGCCCGACGGGCCGAAACTCCCCCTCGACCACGAGCGGTTCGCCTACGCCGGGAAGTTCGTGATGACCAACACCGGCAAGGCGGTCGCCCGCGAGGACGGCGGGATCGTCGCGGCGGTCGCGTTCAACGAGGACCGGACCGACGACGCGACGCTGTGGCTGCGGTACGTCACCGTCGCCGCCGACCGCCGCGGCGAGGGGATCGGCCCGCGCCTGCTCGCGCTCGTACGCGACCGCGCGCTCGACCGCGGCTACGACCGCCTGCGCATCGCGGTCAACAACCCCTTCGCCTACGAGGCGCTCTATCGCGTCGGCTTCTCCTTCACCGGCGAGACGACCGGCATCGCCGAACTGGCGCTCGCGTATCCCGGTCCCGCCGACGACCCCGACGCGCGGGCGGCCGCCTACCGCGACGGCCTCGACCGGTTCCGCGAGCGGGACCTCTCGGCGGCCGAGCGGGAGTTTCTCGACTCCCGGGGCGAGCGGCCGCCGGCGCCGACGGCGGACGAGTAG
- a CDS encoding ComEC/Rec2 family competence protein: MRRALLVVLVALFVVLAGCAGDTGTGDDPAAADEPEGDLEIHHLDVGQADATLLIEPSGETMLIDSGGWQADGAAVIDALDAHDVDRIDHLVATHAHADHIGGHAAVIEHVETEGDGVGTAYDSGVVHTSATYDRYLDAVEDHDVTLYEVRAGDAAGFGNATVEFYNPPEGDVGEGFHENSVALVVEFGEVRYLTTGDAEADVERRLVEAHGEALDADVYQAGHHGSSTSSSEPFLDAVDPAVAVVSSAEDSQYGHPHDEVLATFADRGVETYWTAVHGDVVVRTDGESVAVETEREGPTDPGALLDEKPDDGEAAVGPSIDGHGAPTATP; this comes from the coding sequence ATGAGACGTGCTCTGCTCGTCGTCCTCGTCGCCCTGTTCGTCGTCCTCGCCGGCTGTGCGGGCGACACCGGGACGGGCGACGACCCGGCAGCCGCCGACGAACCCGAGGGCGACCTCGAAATCCACCACCTCGACGTCGGACAGGCCGACGCGACGCTGCTGATCGAGCCCTCCGGCGAGACGATGCTGATCGACTCCGGCGGCTGGCAGGCCGACGGCGCGGCGGTGATCGACGCCCTCGACGCCCACGACGTCGACCGAATCGACCACCTCGTCGCGACCCACGCCCACGCCGACCACATCGGGGGCCACGCCGCGGTGATCGAACACGTCGAGACCGAGGGGGACGGCGTCGGCACCGCCTACGACTCCGGCGTGGTCCACACCTCCGCGACCTACGACCGCTACCTCGACGCGGTCGAGGACCACGACGTGACGCTGTACGAGGTCCGGGCGGGCGACGCCGCCGGGTTCGGGAACGCGACCGTCGAGTTCTACAACCCGCCGGAGGGGGACGTAGGCGAGGGGTTCCACGAGAACAGCGTCGCCCTCGTCGTCGAGTTCGGCGAGGTGCGGTACCTGACGACCGGCGACGCGGAGGCCGACGTCGAGCGGCGGCTGGTCGAGGCCCACGGCGAGGCGCTCGACGCCGACGTCTACCAGGCCGGCCACCACGGCTCGTCGACCAGTTCGAGCGAGCCGTTCCTCGACGCCGTCGACCCCGCGGTGGCGGTCGTCTCGAGCGCCGAGGACAGCCAGTACGGCCACCCACACGACGAGGTGCTGGCGACGTTCGCCGACCGCGGCGTCGAGACCTACTGGACGGCCGTCCACGGCGACGTCGTCGTCCGGACCGACGGCGAGTCGGTCGCGGTCGAGACCGAACGCGAGGGCCCGACCGACCCCGGGGCGTTGCTCGACGAGAAGCCGGACGACGGCGAGGCGGCCGTCGGCCCCTCCATTGACGGTCACGGAGCGCCTACGGCGACCCCATGA
- a CDS encoding NAD(P)/FAD-dependent oxidoreductase: MHVVVLGAGYAGLTLTRLLERKLPADVDLTLVDESPDHLVQHELHRVIRRPSLAAEISIPLPDVVDRATVRVARVEDVDREARTVTCTDGTLSYDVCAVCLGAETAHYGLEGVRERATPLKRLHHARAIRRDVLDALEGDDPRLVVGGAGLSGVQVAGELAALVDEDGREATITLLERLDEVAPAFPSNFRRAVRDALEAQGVDVRTGTAVARADEATIHTDDGPVPYDVFVWTGGIAGPGALDGERSTVRGDLRLDRRTFALGDVARVVDADGEAVPASAQSAVREARTVAENVARIVDHERRGGLFEPRLEQFSFESPGWLVSVGDDAVAQVGPAVVTGRAATALKATVGAGYLSSVGAVRNAVDLVQSELDPGTRRRGR, encoded by the coding sequence ATGCACGTCGTCGTGCTCGGCGCGGGCTACGCCGGCCTGACGCTCACCCGCCTGCTCGAACGAAAACTCCCCGCGGACGTCGACCTCACGCTGGTCGACGAGTCGCCCGACCACCTCGTCCAGCACGAACTCCACCGGGTGATCCGCCGGCCGTCGCTCGCCGCCGAGATTTCGATCCCGCTGCCCGACGTCGTCGACCGCGCGACGGTCCGCGTCGCCCGCGTCGAGGACGTCGACCGCGAGGCCCGGACCGTCACCTGCACCGACGGCACGCTCTCCTACGACGTCTGTGCGGTCTGTCTGGGCGCCGAGACCGCCCACTACGGCCTCGAAGGGGTCCGCGAGCGCGCGACGCCGCTGAAGCGGCTCCACCACGCCCGGGCGATCCGTCGGGACGTCCTCGACGCGCTGGAGGGCGACGACCCCCGCCTCGTCGTCGGCGGCGCCGGCCTCTCGGGCGTCCAGGTCGCCGGCGAACTCGCGGCGCTCGTCGACGAGGACGGTCGCGAGGCGACGATCACGCTACTCGAACGCCTCGACGAGGTGGCGCCGGCCTTCCCGTCGAACTTCCGACGGGCGGTCCGCGACGCGCTCGAAGCACAGGGCGTCGACGTGCGGACGGGGACGGCGGTCGCACGCGCCGACGAGGCGACGATCCACACCGACGACGGGCCGGTGCCGTACGACGTCTTCGTCTGGACCGGCGGCATCGCCGGGCCGGGCGCGCTCGACGGCGAGCGGTCGACCGTCCGCGGCGACCTCCGACTCGACCGGCGGACGTTCGCCCTCGGGGACGTCGCCCGCGTCGTCGACGCCGACGGCGAGGCGGTGCCCGCGAGCGCCCAGTCGGCGGTGCGCGAGGCGCGGACGGTCGCCGAGAACGTCGCCCGGATCGTCGACCACGAGCGACGCGGCGGGCTCTTCGAGCCGCGTCTCGAACAGTTCTCGTTCGAGTCCCCCGGCTGGCTGGTCAGCGTCGGCGACGACGCCGTCGCGCAGGTCGGGCCGGCGGTCGTGACGGGTCGGGCCGCGACGGCGCTGAAGGCGACCGTCGGCGCCGGCTACCTCTCGTCGGTCGGCGCGGTCCGCAACGCGGTCGACCTCGTCCAGTCCGAACTCGACCCCGGGACGCGCCGGCGCGGCCGGTGA
- a CDS encoding DICT sensory domain-containing protein — MSFREFLDRVERRRLDLTVYAPEHDYDVVEQFDSRNVSVDHRSLPAYSSQGFLVLRRDGEFVASVGLAEVREFLEPPVYRPWTDELVDAEYRTILGVLDNTLWRSLDRQQLLATTREIENRAWRVGWGRLRAGFQRLSTFRTQLPVYERLGAETDLEIHVYGRPDREPSDAEHVTLHPVTDGEIGDYWFLTFDGGDDELQACALLAEEREPGQFVGFWTYDVDTVAELAAYVRETYG; from the coding sequence GTGAGCTTCCGCGAGTTCCTCGACCGCGTCGAGCGCCGGCGCCTCGACCTCACCGTCTACGCTCCCGAACACGACTACGACGTCGTCGAACAGTTCGACTCGCGGAACGTCTCGGTCGACCACCGCTCGCTGCCGGCGTACAGCTCACAGGGGTTTCTCGTGCTCCGTCGCGACGGGGAGTTCGTCGCCTCGGTCGGCCTCGCCGAGGTCCGCGAGTTCCTCGAACCGCCCGTCTACCGTCCCTGGACCGACGAACTCGTCGACGCCGAGTACCGGACGATCCTCGGCGTCCTCGACAACACGCTCTGGCGCTCGCTGGACCGGCAGCAACTGCTGGCGACGACCCGCGAGATCGAGAACCGGGCGTGGCGGGTCGGCTGGGGCCGCCTGCGGGCCGGCTTCCAGCGGCTGTCGACCTTCCGGACCCAGCTTCCCGTCTACGAGCGACTGGGCGCGGAGACCGACCTCGAGATCCACGTCTACGGCCGGCCCGACCGGGAGCCGTCCGACGCGGAGCACGTGACCCTCCACCCGGTGACCGACGGCGAGATCGGCGACTACTGGTTTCTCACCTTCGACGGCGGCGACGACGAACTGCAGGCCTGCGCCCTGCTCGCCGAGGAGCGCGAGCCCGGCCAGTTCGTGGGCTTCTGGACGTACGACGTCGACACGGTCGCGGAACTCGCGGCGTACGTGCGGGAGACCTACGGCTGA
- a CDS encoding ATP-binding cassette domain-containing protein, producing the protein MTEYAIEARDVEVTYADGTEAVRGVDLLVERGEFFGFLGPNGAGKTTTIKTLVTLLRPTAGTVRIEGVDALADPRRVRSSIGYMAQETSVDPELTARENLRYACAAYGVPRGERADRIDELLELVELAAVADKVADDFSGGMKKRLDAATALVHRPPLVFLDEPTTGLDPAARNRLWEYFRRINDAGTTVFLTTQYLEEADQLCERLSVIQRGSVVAEGSPAELKRRVGGEILDVELADPADRERAAAVAREGEVFAAGATVESTESGLSVTARDARSKGPDLLVALRDAGIGVTGFDVRAPTLDDVFLAVTGDGSESTARPAADATAGAVGDGGVDGDGSEDGNGTPAGDSADGGDRQ; encoded by the coding sequence GTGACGGAGTACGCGATCGAAGCCCGCGACGTCGAGGTGACCTACGCCGACGGCACCGAGGCCGTCCGCGGGGTGGACCTGCTGGTCGAACGCGGCGAGTTCTTCGGGTTCCTGGGGCCGAACGGCGCGGGGAAGACGACGACGATCAAGACGCTGGTGACGCTGCTGCGCCCGACCGCGGGGACCGTCCGGATCGAGGGGGTCGACGCGCTCGCCGACCCCCGGCGGGTGCGCTCGTCGATCGGCTACATGGCCCAGGAGACGAGCGTCGACCCCGAACTCACGGCCCGCGAGAACCTCCGGTACGCCTGCGCCGCCTACGGCGTCCCCCGGGGCGAGCGGGCCGACCGCATCGACGAGTTGCTCGAACTGGTCGAGCTGGCGGCCGTCGCGGACAAGGTGGCCGACGACTTCTCCGGCGGGATGAAAAAGCGCCTCGACGCCGCGACGGCGCTCGTCCACCGGCCGCCGCTGGTCTTCCTCGACGAACCGACGACCGGGCTCGACCCCGCCGCGCGCAACCGCCTGTGGGAGTACTTCCGGCGGATCAACGACGCGGGGACGACCGTCTTCCTGACGACCCAGTACCTCGAAGAGGCAGACCAGTTGTGCGAGCGGCTCTCGGTGATCCAGCGCGGGAGCGTCGTCGCCGAGGGGTCACCCGCCGAACTGAAGCGGCGCGTCGGCGGCGAGATCCTCGACGTCGAACTCGCCGACCCCGCCGACCGCGAGCGGGCCGCCGCCGTCGCCCGCGAGGGCGAGGTCTTCGCCGCCGGCGCGACCGTCGAGTCGACCGAGTCGGGTCTGTCGGTGACCGCCCGGGACGCCCGCTCGAAGGGGCCCGACCTGCTGGTCGCCCTCCGGGACGCCGGAATCGGCGTGACGGGCTTCGACGTCCGCGCGCCGACGCTGGACGACGTCTTCCTCGCGGTCACCGGCGACGGGAGCGAGTCGACGGCCCGGCCCGCCGCGGACGCGACGGCGGGCGCGGTCGGCGACGGCGGGGTGGACGGGGACGGGAGTGAGGACGGGAACGGAACGCCGGCCGGCGATTCGGCCGACGGGGGTGACCGCCAGTGA
- a CDS encoding DUF3006 family protein: MSEFDPDADGPVTAVLDRIVDGETAVLLLEAEGRVVDERTLPAADLPADGRREGAVFEVVVEDGEVVEATYLPETTRERRESARDRFDRLSERLGEE; encoded by the coding sequence ATGAGCGAGTTCGATCCCGACGCCGACGGCCCCGTCACCGCCGTCCTCGACCGCATCGTCGACGGCGAGACGGCCGTCCTGCTGCTCGAAGCGGAGGGGCGGGTCGTCGACGAACGGACCCTCCCCGCCGCGGACCTCCCGGCCGACGGGCGCCGCGAGGGCGCGGTGTTCGAGGTGGTCGTCGAGGACGGCGAGGTGGTCGAGGCGACGTACCTGCCCGAGACGACCCGCGAGCGCCGCGAGTCCGCCCGGGACCGGTTCGACCGGCTCTCGGAGCGGCTGGGCGAGGAGTGA
- a CDS encoding DUF7344 domain-containing protein, translating into MPDDRRRRRTNAGPGEDGNGDESEDEDGLDDDVFRVLRNRDRRYALYFLLEHGTVALDELADVVVGWTNATTYGTASKRLRDGVYVDLTHRHLPAMADVGVVRYDHESGEVSLSCSGTVREFVRLACEAETGPEGRP; encoded by the coding sequence ATGCCCGACGACCGACGACGACGCCGCACGAACGCGGGCCCCGGTGAAGACGGAAACGGGGACGAGAGCGAGGACGAGGACGGCCTCGACGACGACGTGTTCCGCGTCCTCCGCAACCGGGACCGGCGGTACGCCCTCTACTTCCTCCTCGAACACGGGACGGTGGCGCTCGACGAACTGGCCGACGTCGTCGTCGGGTGGACGAACGCGACGACCTACGGCACCGCGAGCAAGCGCCTCCGGGACGGCGTCTACGTCGACCTGACCCACAGACACCTGCCCGCGATGGCCGACGTGGGCGTAGTCCGGTACGACCACGAGTCGGGCGAGGTGTCGCTGTCGTGTTCCGGGACGGTCCGGGAGTTCGTCCGCCTGGCCTGCGAGGCCGAGACCGGGCCGGAGGGACGGCCGTGA
- a CDS encoding ABC transporter permease — translation MPAPAGGHGGGFASDVRITFVRWTRKSIRNPFVLVVSLVQPIIFLVLFTQVFGGVATAALEGISYETYLVPAIVVQVALVAAASSGIGLVNDIENGMFEKTLVSPMNRTAVFVGKTLAELVRIVAQVVIVLGLGVALGAEVATGFLGAVGIAAIAVVFSLWFTALSNVLAVLTRDEESTIIGANLVQLPLLFVSSAFLPLSALPGWIRTVAAFNPVTYGADAARAAMLGEDTMTVIEVTRFGGMWDTLVPALAVLVGLAVAFGSVAVYAIGRAASADVR, via the coding sequence GTGCCCGCCCCCGCGGGCGGCCACGGCGGCGGCTTCGCCAGCGACGTCCGGATCACGTTCGTCCGGTGGACGCGCAAGTCGATCCGCAACCCGTTCGTGCTCGTCGTCTCGCTCGTCCAGCCGATCATCTTCCTCGTCCTCTTCACGCAGGTGTTCGGCGGCGTCGCGACCGCCGCCCTCGAGGGGATCAGCTACGAGACGTACCTCGTGCCCGCCATCGTCGTTCAGGTCGCGCTGGTGGCCGCGGCGAGTTCGGGCATCGGGCTGGTCAACGACATCGAGAACGGGATGTTCGAGAAGACGCTCGTCAGCCCGATGAACCGCACCGCGGTGTTCGTCGGGAAGACCCTCGCCGAACTCGTCCGCATCGTCGCACAGGTCGTGATCGTACTCGGCCTCGGCGTCGCCCTCGGCGCGGAGGTCGCCACCGGCTTCCTCGGCGCCGTCGGCATCGCCGCCATCGCCGTCGTCTTCTCGCTGTGGTTCACCGCGCTCTCGAACGTTCTCGCCGTGCTCACCCGCGACGAGGAGTCGACGATCATCGGCGCGAACCTCGTCCAGCTACCGTTGCTGTTCGTCTCCAGCGCCTTCCTCCCGCTGTCGGCGCTCCCGGGGTGGATCCGGACGGTCGCGGCGTTCAATCCCGTAACCTACGGCGCCGACGCCGCCCGCGCGGCCATGCTCGGCGAGGACACGATGACCGTGATCGAGGTGACTCGCTTCGGCGGGATGTGGGACACGCTCGTCCCCGCGCTCGCGGTGCTGGTCGGCCTCGCGGTCGCGTTCGGGAGCGTCGCGGTGTACGCGATCGGGCGGGCGGCGAGCGCGGACGTGCGGTAG
- a CDS encoding winged helix-turn-helix transcriptional regulator — MRFSEVEAPANALSVRLRELTAAGLLSRKSYDEVPPRVEFEPTEKVRGPFLAFAHLHAQAMGYDLGPAEG; from the coding sequence GTGCGCTTCTCGGAAGTCGAGGCCCCGGCGAACGCCCTCTCGGTGCGGTTGCGCGAACTGACGGCCGCGGGGCTGCTCTCCCGGAAGTCGTACGACGAGGTCCCCCCGCGGGTGGAGTTCGAGCCGACCGAGAAGGTTCGCGGGCCGTTCCTGGCGTTCGCGCACCTGCACGCGCAGGCGATGGGGTACGACCTCGGACCGGCCGAGGGGTGA